The sequence below is a genomic window from Anopheles cruzii chromosome 3, idAnoCruzAS_RS32_06, whole genome shotgun sequence.
GGGCCGCAAAGTAAACGCCGATCGCCGATTCTACTCTGCCAACCTCCGGTGCGAAGACGATCGCGATCAGGGCCGAGGCAGGCAGAttcgattttattatttatcttTCCCATCCCGTAGCTGCGTGGCAATCCGAGGCCCATCCGAGGCGATCCGAGGCAGTGCCGCCGGCAGGGATTGCAAAACACTTTCTCGCCCTCGCAGGagatgaaattgaaataaaatattgatattACCACTCGAATACGTGTAAATTGTTTTATCCATTTGGCGCTTCGGGTTTGGCGCGCTCGGAGAGGTCTTCGCGGCGCCCTCCGGTGACGTATCAAGAATTTTTCGCCGGCCGGGACTCGGGCGGTGAGAAAGGATTCGCGCGAAGAAGCTACGTTGGGCCTGCGGCGGACAGAGCATTCATCTTTCGCACACCTTATGTTTGCATTGCAGCATCGTCctacggcgacggtggcgtaAGTGATAATCTCTattctgtgttttttgtttccctcgCACGTTATTGTTTGCTTTAAGCGACCAATTCGAAATGTAATCGATGCATAAATCATCGGTAAAACTCAAATAGGCTGCTTGATTTATGTGCGCACAGCAGTGCTTGGTGCTGGCCATTTGCAGCGCCCACCTTATTCGGGTGCCTTATGGGTGAATGCGTGAACCGGGCAAGGATCATCGGAACGGATTACTAATTTCGGATTGgcaacaataatttatttcatgtTGATCAACCGTTATTGGTCGTGGTGATTGGCTTGTTGTCTTCGTGCTTGATGCGTGGTGGTGTGATCAACAATTTTCACCACatccgcgggctacgtatatccgattttttgtgtggcgttatgttgctacacatgtcagtgacttatggtgtaaatttcggccattttgagtaatcagtcaattttttacagctgtttttCTTaaacaagatttggctcatttTCGATTCTTGTGTACTTCtatttctttcctttcttttcttttactttcCGCTCGGTCTCGCTAGCTAGTGGAGCTATTGAAATGTAGATGGCGCTAACGTCACTCACTAGCGAACCGTGCGTGAAATGTTTCtctgaaatatttcaatatttaaaaatttcaattggatgaactctctggaattgggtgaactctctggagTTGGGTGAATGCtctgaaaatgaatgaaatgaaccGATGAAAACACGACGTTTCgcagaaaaaaattaaattaaattaaattaaatttggcCAAATTTAGTAGGCAAAATTGAGTTGGAATACTAAAATTGATTAGGTCTCCGAATAAGTTATTGGAAGTATTTGTATATATTTCGTTATCAACGTAGCAGCGTAAAAAGGGCTCTGATTGGTATTGTTTCGTAGTTTGTATTCGCCTGTTTCATTATTATTCGAGACTGAGTGATTGGACTTTTCGTATTCCATTTTTTGTCACGAGTTTGTGCTACCCTTCGATGGCCAACCCCttatctattgtttttttgtcatGATATCGACAGAAGCAATTCATTAAGCGACGAAATGACGGAAACAACCTTTAAAACCCAACTCTATTGGCACCTCGTTGCTAGCAAAATTGCCAATTGTAAAGatacaaaatggaaaatggctATTAAAAATCCCGTGTATACACACAATTCTGCCACTATTTTCGAATGATATGAACCTTCTTCTACCATTTGCTTTCTCCTCGCTTATGGAAATGTGTTACGATTTGTCTGAACATTGGCGATTATCACACAGAATCCCTTTACAAAGCAAAACCACGGGAACACGAACGAAAAGATAGCGGTCTGATCAATCGCGGCCGATTGATGAGTCATTCGTGGTCGCCACCACTACGGTAAATGTTTGGACACACAGCGAAGGCTTCAAATGATAAGTATATAAATATCCTGATCTCTTAGTATTGTATTTCTCGTTTATCAGCTACAGGCTAGTATGACttcgccggcggtggcgaagttTTGCTCCAAAAAGGGATgtattaaatgtttttagAAAAATATCAGAATGGAAGAAGTGGGTATATGGTACTAGTATTAGTATTCATGGTTAGTTCCCTTTTCCAGCGCTTTCCTCGCCTGCTATAAATATGGTCCTGACGCGGAGCAGTGGCCGGAGGAAAGTATGTTCGATAAGCGAGCTAATCGCCCAACAGCGATGCTGAATCATCACTGTGTGCTCCGCGAAAGCTTTACGGCAACCAGCAACATCGAACCTGAAGCCTCTCTTCTTCCCGTTTTGCTATCCTACGACGAAAGGTTGTATTTTGTGTTGCTTACATTCTACTTAATGGCTTTTCTTCAGGATTTGTCCTTGCTTTTATCATTCTTTGTCCCGTTTTGTAGGTTCGTACGCACGAAGGACGTCTTTTATTGGATCGCTCTACAGGTGGTTGTGTTTTATTGGAACGTTTTCATTTGGTCCGAGAAAAAACGATGACTTTAAGCTTCCCGTGATCGTGTTCCACCCCCACTAGACACGCTTAGTAACAGCACAATATGGTCACATTAAGGGATTAAGAAGAATACATCTCAATCACACATTTGGACGGGCAGGAATGTGGATCGGTAGCGAAAAAATCATCCCAAGTGCGGCTAAAATACACAATTTTCAGACTATAGTATATGGTGACGTTatcaaattaataaaaacatattccTTCCGTCCACAATCCACATACAGTGATAAAAAAATACCGCAAATCTATACAATAGGGAGAAAAATACAATCGATATTCTGTGACATTTAATGATATGAAATCGTGTGGCTGCGGTGCGGGGTGCGTACGGCAACGAAAATGGATCCTACCTTAATgaccaccttttttttttttacaaatcCCAAAAACCCCAAACTGTCTCCCGTGAGCCCTCGGTTCGGCCCACAATGCCCCAGAAATGCTCTTCAACCGCCAGTGACCATGCGCGTGGAACGTTGTTGGCCGCGCTCCGTCACTAGCGATCGAAGGAGTAAAATCATTTCAGACTCTTAACACCgctgtggccgccgctggtgtTATTTTGTCCGTTCGCGACAttgttgctgcttccggtggaggAACTGCCACTGGTGCTATGGATGTTACCGTGATTGGTATGATTGGCCGCTGCCGGCTGACTGGCGCTACGGTTGAGCTGATTGTTCTGCGGCACCGTCGCTCGCTGATCCTCCATACGGCCACCCTGTAAACGCATGATGAGCGAGAAAAAGTCTTCATCCGGAACGGTGGCCCCACTGTTCGAGATGACCGCGACCGGTGCCACAGCACGGGAATCGTTCGCCTCCGCGTCCAGCGTTATGTTGGGCGTGGGCAACTCCGAGCGTTGCTCTTCGATTCGCGAACCCTACAACGGAAGAGCCCAGCATTAGGCGAGTGGTTCGGAAGCTTCGGTGACGGAAGCTTCTCTCGCGATGACCTACTTGACACCTCATCAGCATATCGAGGAATGCATCGTCCGGTGGTGTTCCGATCGTTTCCTCCGGTGGCGTCGGCACCGCGCCCGGCTCGTTGTTCGTTGGACGGTTTATGGTGTTGCTGGCGTTAGTTGCGTTGTTGAGCGTTATTCGCTTCAACCCGGGTAGCAGGGCTCGCTGTTCATCCATTCTTTCCGATTGAAAGTGTGCAATCATCTCAAGTAGCACGTTCCTGAAGAACGTTTTGGCAAAAGTTAACGTAAAAACACGTTTCAAAAGCCGAAAAGCGTTTAACCTACACTTACCGATTCTCTTTTCCGGCCGCCGGGGGGTTGCTGTTGTGCTGCGACAACGGTTTCCGCGCGGAATCAACACTTTCGGCATGCGTGAGCTACAACAAGTAATTCGGTGGCATAAGTCAGTCTGTCCGCAAACCTTACGGAATATGTTTTGTTCGCTCACCTTCAGTGTACAGCGCTGATCGTCCATACGCTTGCTCTGCGATCGCGTCAGTAAGTCGAAGAAATCTTCGTCGTTGTTTTTGAAGCTATTTTCATGCTTTTTGGCCACCTTCGCCTGTGACACCACTCCGGCTGCGGTCGGCGCTGCCGGCAACGCTTGTGTCTGGGCACCCGATTCGCGATTCTCCTGCACACTGGCACCaccgtgttgctgttggttttgGGCGTGCAGCTTTTTACCATCCGGCGTCAGCTAGAAAGAGTTCGACACGATAAGAGAGACCCCATCCGTCATTGACTGCCGATGCGTTCGACAGTTTATGATCCCTTCACGATAAGCGAGAAAGTTCCCGATAAAAGTGgaataattttccaccaaaaatgTTATCATGGCCACCTCCCCGATGGGCCAACCGGTTGACCTTCTGTCGGATCTCACCGTCCTTTTTGAGTGGGACTTTAACGATTATCAAGTTGCCCTCGGGCGCGCTGCTATAAAAGCAGGAGCCACACACGGGGCGGGACGATAGAGACTGCCGAATCGAAACGCACCGTGCGTCCGGAATCTTCGCTTGCGGCAATTctcagaaaaaaacggtctccccagacacacacaaacacacaggcaGGGGTTGAGTTCCCATCGATTATCAtcattgtttgcttttgattAGTGGTTTTGGGAGTGCTCGGAAGCGCTGCACGTACGCTTGCTGTGATAAGAATCTCATGATCAGCGCAGCTACGGCGTCCGTCCATACCTTAATTAGATCTAGTTGCTCCATGCTTTCGCGCCGTAAacgatgttgatgatgtttgCTGGCCGACAGCGTAGCTGCCTGGTGTTGCTGTGACTGTGACGCGGGTTGGTCCTGAAGCAGGCCCTCGCCGGAAACGAGACTCGCCATACGCGCCCCAAGAACTTCCTCGCACCCATCGACCGTCGGTATCCCGTCGCCGGTTGTATGTGCCGGTAGCTCCGGCAGGCCGAGGATCTTGCGCAAATCGGCTATGTTCATGCGAGCCGTGCCTTCACCGACCACATCGCCCAGTTCCCTGGCCAGCAGATAGTGCGAGTTGGCGTAGTGGAGCGCCTTTTCGTGGTTGCCAATCGACGAGTGGGCATTGCCAAGGCTCCAGCAGGCCCGTGCCTCACCGATACGGTCGCCCAGTTCCTGCGCGATCGCCAGATGCCGTTGATGGTAGTCGATGGCGGTGGGGAAGTCGCGCAGCAGCGTGTAGGTGTTGCCGAGACTGTAGCAAGCCTGTGCCTCGACGGCCCGCTCCCCCAGCTCGATTGCGAGCGACAGTGTGCGTCTGTGGCGGCGGTCGATGAGAAACAATTGGAAGCCGGCAAAATGATTGACCGATGATTAACGATTCTAATTACCGGCCAATTCGAGTACTCACTTGTAGTGGTTGGCCGCCTGCTCGAAGTGGCCGAGAAAGATGTGAGAGTTGCCGAGATTGCTGTTCGCACGCCGCTCCGCGGCCTTATCACCGAACTCGCGCGCTATTCGCAGCCGCTCCTGGTGGTGCTCGATGGCCGTCTCGAAGTTGCCGAGTAGATAGTAGGTGTTGCCGAGATTACCGCACGCCCGCCCCTGGGCACCGCGATCGCCCAGCTGCTTCATCAGGGCGAGGTTTTGCTGATAGTACTCCACCGCCTTCTGGAGCGATTCCTTTACCTCGTCGGAGAAATCGCCCGGGTCTTTCTGGCCGAGCTGCTTGCCCTTGGCGTGGTACACGTTGCCGAGATTGTACAGGGCCCGGCCCTCGGACAGTCGGTCACCGAGCGACTGCGCGATCGCCAGATGCCGCTGGCAAAAGATGGCCGCCTCATCGAAGCGGCCCATCACCTTGAGCGTGTTGCCCAGGTTACCGGAAGACTTGGCTTCGCCCAGCTTATCGTTCATGGACCGTGCCAGTGTTAAATCGTGTTTGTGGTACTGCATCGCCTTGGCATAGTCGCCCAAGTAGAAGTACGCATTGCCGAGCTGGCTGTAGATTGCGCTCAGCGTCCGCAGATCATCGGTTCCGGCCTGGATCGCCGCCTGGAAAAAGGCCACACCCGCCCGGCAGTCACCCGACTTGCAGAGACGTTCGCCCTCGAGCGCCAGCTCCAGACACATCGAACATCCGTCATTGTTCTGTGGCCGCAGGCGATGggaaagagggaaaaaaacatttaattgatCACATACAAACACCCTACGGCGCCATACACAACAAAGCGCAACCATTCATGTTCGACCTAAACGGAATCAATTATGATTCAGAAGAGAGCACAGCATTcaagctggtggtggtgggaatTGGAAGCGCCTTTAATTAAAGCCACAATTGGCCCACAGAGCGGGGCGAAGCTGTAAGTTGCAACCAGCATTACTTCACAGAGAGTTTGATGGTTTGATGCTGACCTGATCGCTGGACAAATTTTCAGCGCTTGCTGAGAGTGAAGACATCGTCGCGGCTTATGTTTGTCTCCGGCGGCTGcaacgaaacacgaaaacactTTCCCCTCGAGATTtcgcggtttgtttgtttcacttttcgctcgcgttgcactctctcgctccctcgctcTCACACTTTGGCTGTCTCGTTTACCCAAAACGGGAAATTAACACATCTTCAGCAACTTGTTGTTTTGGTGCACTTCTTGAAGCACTTCTTCGTGGGATGAGTATTTGCAGATGCACCCAACACAGGACGGTTTCTTTGCCCAGCGCGGGTAGAGTATTCATGAAATAGATGAGCCGTTCCGCCTTGCTAGCCCGTTGCAGACACTTTCGACTCACATTCCGCTATTCGTTAGATTTTCACAGCGATCCTGCGAAAGgggtcgaaacaaaacacagtcTCTCGATGGCGTTCCCTGGCTGGTGATGCTACGAAAGGGCAAATACAAACGCCCCGGACAATTTCACCATCATCCGCTGCTGAGTTACGATTCCGTTTCTTTCCTCTGGCACTCGGAACTGGTCCGTCGCGAGCAGCAAATTTACGCGTAGAAAACAGTTATTGGGTTGTGAATTTAGGGCCGCGACTGCCCGACGAATGAACGAAATCGCTTGACTCAGCTGTCAAAATCAGCGACAACTCCGAACGAAAGCTTTCGTTAAGTTTCGGCCCTGGCTTTGGACGTTCCTAAAGGGTGGGCTGTTGTGATTTGAAATGAAGATTTGTAAATAGAATGTTGGTTGGAACTTTTTATTGCACTAGATCTACAAAAATGCACGTTCAACTGTGCTCGAAGGGAAGTCCAGAGAATGCTTCCCTtatttcgtcgtcgtccgctcTACTCCTTACGAAATCCAttcgttcgtcgttcgtcggcGTTTCATTAAAGTCTTGCGGTATGTTCAGTACCGGTTCCATGTACGCCTCGCGATGAATCGCACACCATCGCTTCCCAATGGCAGCGAATAACGACCGACGGAACACCATACACGTAACGTGCTCCAGTTTCTCAATCTTAATCCGCGTAAATCCGATTCCGGCGAGCGTGTACCGCCAGCTCTTCATTAAGCGTGCATTCGCACCCTGGTGGCGGCTATCGGGCGTAATGATGAGCAGAATACCCTCCGGACGTAGCATTTCGTAGGCTTTGCTGCAACATCTTAGCCGCTGGTCGGGTGATGGCAAATACTCCAACAGCAAACTAAACACGATCGCATCGTAATGGCTCCGTGGAAATGCTTCGATTGCGTGGTGCTCCGGCAAAAACTGTGGGCGGTCGATGCTCTCTTTCACGTCGACCTCGAGAAAGTCGCAATACCAAACATCCGGCTGTGCTGGGGCAATGTCTATGGCGGTCACTTCGAAGTCCGCGAACGCGGCAAATGGGTTGTAGCAGCTTCCAACGTCGAGCATTTTGATTTTCTCTACATAGTGCGGTTGATGGGTTGGCCGATACCCGCTTTCAATGGCCTGCATTACTTTGTCGTCTTTATCACGGAACAAGTACAGTAACGGTGTTGGGCCAGTGAAATAACTCCGGCATGAAGCGACAACCCAATCGATGCGACTATTGGAACGTTTACAGGTCACATCCATTGTGCGGTCCCAGTAGCGTGTGGCCAGTTTGTGCATGGCTTCGGCGTAGTTTTGCAACAGCGGAGCGTCCTGAACATGCTCCCGCCAGACGGTCTCAGGATCGGAGTGTTTCGCGGATTCTCGTAATCGTTGATGAACTGATTTTATCAGGCCAGACAGCTCCAATTGCTCTCGAGAAGCCATCACGCGAAACGCaaactttatttattagcGGTCTGACGATTGTAAACAAAGCTTGACAGTTGACAGCCAGATGACCCTTCAGTAACGGTCGATGAGAAAGAATTATGAAAAAATGCGCTTTAAAATGTGTCTTGGATAAAAGGCTGAATTTatattgcaaaaaaaggacccatttttctttgtATACTTTTGGATTATATTTTATAAcaaatatatatttatgtatatatataaattCATATATATGTGCCTCCAAGAGCAGTATATTAGATATATAAATCGTGCGTTTCCTCCGCTTTACGCACTGACCGGAAACTACTTACACGGGAGTTCGAATAATATCTACAATCCGTTCGCAAACCGTCGAACATTCGCTTAATCCAAGGCTGTATTTCTAGAGTATGGCTGAATGCTCCCCGCGCCTTATTTTCTACATCCGATCCTGCTGGTTACCAAAAATCCTGTGCACCGTTTATGCACCACCTAACACGCACATTTACGGTTCGCTGCCCGTTGCGGATTTAATTATCCTCcacgtgtgtgtatgtgcctTTTACGGCCATTCATTACGCCTCAATTGATTGTGCCCTACAGCCCTCTCCCAGCTCTTTTGGGTGGTGCACCGTTGAgcagtttttatttatttgcactaTTTTATGACAATTATGGTCGCCAAGCTGGGGACGGAGTGGccgatccgtttccggtgttttTGAATGGCCCCTTTTTTCGATGGCCACTTGCGCCAGAAATATTATTGTTCCGCGCACTGTCATCGATTGTGCGAAATCGCCCATAAATTGCGTTCGCCGCCGGAATCGGATGGTCGAGCCACTTTGCGTGCCGATTTTCAGCTAATGGTAGTCAAATGATTAAcatccttccggtggcgccgCGCGAGCGACTCCGGGACCATGGCTTCCTGGCACGCTCTCGAATTGAATACATTTAAACAGCGACTGAAAAGATGAAAATGTATCGCCAGTTTTTCCTCTCTAACTCAGACACTGCAGACGGGCCCGGGATAgggcaaggaaaaaaacaatagcaaaacaaaTGATAAAACACTGTGCACCAGCACGGAACAACTGGCGGCGGTGTCCTTTCTGTTGGACAGGACAGACGAGCTCACTGGGGTTTCGGGAGAACCGTGCCGGGAATGCACACATTCCGTAAATTTATTGACAATTTATGCTCATATTTCTGTCCGGCGCTTTGTTTTACTCATTGTTGCATGCACGCtgcggttgcggtgcggtgtggtttTACGATTAATTTCGTTTCCAGCTGAGTTAATTGCGCCATTGCTTCGCAGGACAGCCAGGATCCACCCAACGGTGACGGCAGCGCACAGTCCACCACACTCCCAATCCTGCAACTTTCGACCACAGCTGGGAGAGTGTAAAATTATGATGTTTGAGCTAGCAAAACAATGTCCACCATTACCTCTCGGGACGTGCCCTTAGACGAGGGGAGTGTCTCATTGTCCTAGCGGGCACACGTTGGACAACGGGAGtagaaaaaaggggaaaaagtGCAACATTAGCCCACTTCATGTTGGCCAACGTTCGCTTTTGCCGAGAGAGCGTAAAGGCTACGAAAATTGCGCGTTCTTTGGGCATTTGGATCCGCGAACAAAATTCCATCTGGACCGCCCTTCCTCATGCTGGTCAGTTTTTCTACAAGACACTCTCTTAAATAACTTTTTACAGTAACCTAATATCTCAAGCTACAACACGCTTTAGCATTATCTTTTCAGAACGAACTCTTCGGCAAATGAATGTTTTACGGATTTCTCATTCGTCCCACGATGAAAGCAACAATCGTAACGCCAAAACTTATTTCTATTTACGGCTAATAAatgacaaaaaggaaaacgaactgGCTTTAGTACGTTAGGCGTGCTTGTCACGCATTTACAAAGCAAAGTTTAGAACAAACAGTTACGAAACTAGAAGAAGGCATTTTCATTAAGTTCGGTAGTCGAGTTAaagattttgttttgctttgctatGCGATTGTGCATCTCGCAATCCGAGATGATTCCTCCGAGAGGCTCTACAAATTAAGGTAACCAAATCATTTCAAAGGTGCCATTTCTTTCCATCTTGTCTTCGCGTAAATCGCATTCAACATGCTCCTGTGGcagggaaaatattttaaatattttatcacgTTCCTTCATGATGGTTTTTTTGCGATTTAGCGATTTGTGCGTGCCTTAACAAATTAAAGTTTGATAAAACTAATGTAAGCTACCGTAAAGGGACTTATTCGACTGATTTTCTTGTGAGTTCGTTCATACTACTACGGAATTTGCTTGGGCACTCTTACAGCAACACACAACTACTGTACacattttataaaaaaataattctcACACGTACGCGCCGAGGTACTCAAGTAAATTGTATGAAATAATGCAATGGTGGTTGGCGCAAGTAC
It includes:
- the LOC128271640 gene encoding G-protein-signaling modulator 2, translated to MSSLSASAENLSSDQNNDGCSMCLELALEGERLCKSGDCRAGVAFFQAAIQAGTDDLRTLSAIYSQLGNAYFYLGDYAKAMQYHKHDLTLARSMNDKLGEAKSSGNLGNTLKVMGRFDEAAIFCQRHLAIAQSLGDRLSEGRALYNLGNVYHAKGKQLGQKDPGDFSDEVKESLQKAVEYYQQNLALMKQLGDRGAQGRACGNLGNTYYLLGNFETAIEHHQERLRIAREFGDKAAERRANSNLGNSHIFLGHFEQAANHYKRTLSLAIELGERAVEAQACYSLGNTYTLLRDFPTAIDYHQRHLAIAQELGDRIGEARACWSLGNAHSSIGNHEKALHYANSHYLLARELGDVVGEGTARMNIADLRKILGLPELPAHTTGDGIPTVDGCEEVLGARMASLVSGEGLLQDQPASQSQQHQAATLSASKHHQHRLRRESMEQLDLIKLTPDGKKLHAQNQQQHGGASVQENRESGAQTQALPAAPTAAGVVSQAKVAKKHENSFKNNDEDFFDLLTRSQSKRMDDQRCTLKLTHAESVDSARKPLSQHNSNPPAAGKENRNVLLEMIAHFQSERMDEQRALLPGLKRITLNNATNASNTINRPTNNEPGAVPTPPEETIGTPPDDAFLDMLMRCQGSRIEEQRSELPTPNITLDAEANDSRAVAPVAVISNSGATVPDEDFFSLIMRLQGGRMEDQRATVPQNNQLNRSASQPAAANHTNHGNIHSTSGSSSTGSSNNVANGQNNTSGGHSGVKSLK
- the LOC128273887 gene encoding S-adenosylmethionine sensor upstream of mTORC1, translated to MASREQLELSGLIKSVHQRLRESAKHSDPETVWREHVQDAPLLQNYAEAMHKLATRYWDRTMDVTCKRSNSRIDWVVASCRSYFTGPTPLLYLFRDKDDKVMQAIESGYRPTHQPHYVEKIKMLDVGSCYNPFAAFADFEVTAIDIAPAQPDVWYCDFLEVDVKESIDRPQFLPEHHAIEAFPRSHYDAIVFSLLLEYLPSPDQRLRCCSKAYEMLRPEGILLIITPDSRHQGANARLMKSWRYTLAGIGFTRIKIEKLEHVTCMVFRRSLFAAIGKRWCAIHREAYMEPVLNIPQDFNETPTNDERMDFVRSRADDDEIREAFSGLPFEHS